The proteins below are encoded in one region of Oncorhynchus nerka isolate Pitt River linkage group LG15, Oner_Uvic_2.0, whole genome shotgun sequence:
- the tk1 gene encoding thymidine kinase, cytosolic, with protein sequence MECLNVPRILPNSPRKAIGQIQVIFGPMFSGKSTELIRRVRRFQVARYNCLVVKYAKDTRYSEKGMATHDKNTMEAVPANCLSDLRSLALQACVIGIDEGQFFPDIVQFCEEMANMGKTIIVAALDGTFQRKPFGDILNLVPLAESVVKLNAVCMQCYKEAAYTKRLGAEKELEVIGGADMYHARCRKCYGGLMDVLKENSAPHRDETPPHVMTGKLLDNTTSPRKLFATLQL encoded by the exons ATGGAGTGTTTGAATGTTCCAAGAATCCTGCCAAATTCCCCACGGAAAGCAATAGGACAGATCCAG GTCATCTTTGGCCCAATGTTCTCAGGCAAAAG CACTGAGTTGATAAGGCGAGTGCGTCGTTTCCAGGTCGCTCGGTACAACTGTTTGGTGGTCAAATATGCCAAAGATACACGCTACTCTGAGAAGGGCATGGCCACGCACGACAA AAACACAATGGAAGCTGTACCAGCCAACTGCCTGAGTGACCTGCGTTCTCTAGCTCTGCAGGCCTGCGTCATCGGAATCGACGAAGGACAGTTT TTCCCAGACATAGTGCAGTTCTGTGAGGAGATGGCCAACATGGGGAAGACTATAATCGTAGCGGCCCTGGACGGAACCTTCCAGAGAAAG CCCTTTGGAGACATCCTGAACCTGGTTCCCCTGGCTGAGAGCGTTGTGAAGCTGAACGCTGTCTGTATGCAGTGTTACAAGGAGGCAGCATACACCAAGAGACTGGGggcagagaaagag TTGGAGGTGATTGGTGGAGCCGATATGTACCATGCGCGGTGCAGGAAGTGTTACGGTGGCCTGATGGATGTGTTGAAGGAGAATAGCGCCCCCCACAGGGACGAGACGCCACCGCATGTGATGACAGGGAAACTGCTTGACAACACTACATCGCCACGGAAACTCTTTGCCACCCTACAACTCTGA
- the syngr2b gene encoding synaptogyrin-2b: MEETGGVGGASAYGASLAGGGFDFHKFAKQPHTIVRFLSWIFSIVVFSCITAEGFVNKSHSPDAHCVFNQNDSACHYAVGIGLIAFLACFFFLLLDAYMPLMSNAKERKYAVMADLGFSVVWTFLWFVCFCLLTSQWSRTIDVRGIPQDAARSVIAFSFFSIATWGILTYFALGRYRRGVADVTQSIYAESPPEQHTPYPPTYAPSAYTPTTYSPYPSSAPDDFQQPPFTPSTITQPQGEYQPPNY, from the exons atggaggagaccgGGGGAGTTGGTGGCGCTAGTGCGTACGGAGCTTCGCTCGCAGGCGGTGGCTTCGACTTTCACAAGTTTGCTAAACAACCGCACACTATCGTGCGCTTCTTGAGTTGG ATTTTTTCCATCGTGGTCTTCTCCTGCATCACAGCGGAGGGATTTGTCAACAAATCGCACAGCCCCGACGCGCATTGCGTCTTCAACCAGAATGACTCGGCGTGTCACTACGCTGTGGGCATCGGGCTCATAG CCTTCCTGGCCTGTTTTTTCTTCCTCTTATTGGACGCCTACATGCCGCTGATGAGCAACGCAAAGGAGAGGAAGTACGCTGTCATGGCCGACCTGGGATTCTCAg TTGTGTGGACGTTCCTGTGGTTCGTGTGTTTCTGCCTCCTGACTAGCCAATGGAGTCGTACGATTGATGTCAGAGGAATCCCCCAGGACGCCGCCCGCTCCGTCATtgccttctctttcttctctatcGCCACCTGG GGAATCCTAACCTACTTCGCTTTGGGGAGATATCGCCGTGGTGTTGCCGACGTCACCCAGAGCATCTATGCCGAGTCTCCGCCGGAGCAGCACACCCCTTACCCTCCGACCTACGCCCCCTCGGCCTACACCCCCACCACCTACTCCCCGTACCCTTCCAGCGCGCCAGACGACTTCCAACAACCCCCCTTCACCCCCAGCACCATCACCCAACCCCAGGGGGAATATCAACCCCCCAACTACTGA